A genomic region of Sander lucioperca isolate FBNREF2018 chromosome 6, SLUC_FBN_1.2, whole genome shotgun sequence contains the following coding sequences:
- the LOC116033999 gene encoding pleckstrin homology domain-containing family G member 4B-like produces the protein MNPESLDSSIQGALSALYPPFEATAPIVLSQLFRTIEERYHGDALQCLLDFLIPSKHLLESVQQAACAGYSDVVFRCEGWPLCLHDKTVIQLAPVNPLLLRPGDFYLQVEPFGDQAARVVLKSLLEEGCREVEETPVPETSYPCIFTEEWLHDINEGRHGTPLSRCLLCTDQGVIKLPWAEIAIPEFLDKPKIMPTYREAPPEPKQISVPSHFNSSTLPMEAIFLPAKDRMPASLRPVACSSKLVKMDYERRTPKSRSRPLVKPVGWVSPNTWDSRNYREIEGDYVDLVDIAKGNEFVDKQRGSHPKPSNSVLFKPVRPPPPVPLGNIVTCGHTLLYAEEPCTPCSQRKLGHEPTEQDLKCRYRDSYVAALRNPVAFERGSVDLLAALEEVSLCEEGELRSKGAFEAQRDKRRNFCNHCNKPVISNELCQHGHSCEPTPENFASHQKDLPTSSESENLMKESPMILKSTPGLSHSHKVQMKLISHQSGHHASEHLGSDGDIKPHQKVEVVKPSGKHKVKVRSLSTVSETSKGSPLLYKLNNRSHSDICPETINSVMQCKKGELLDQVTLKLTSPKKDSQSSRSETPSAADGPDSKLHNSEIEKPSSPQVQLPSASSDTPHSPQTEESGFKGIGGLLELGIITLPGSRDRTGRAVVEVHGDRKDWMSPLVSAHNVCELLLYLHSIPRKEVRELGMTLVINARKKPPLLHLYKALLMAQEQALHAVHSIVMLVDKDTCPRPEKQPGLQMDIVTSMKALNKTVESSQLTPNLGGTFTYSHTDWLQFHQRLVSFMTDLRGADSLLQKAIKKVDGSKKIDSAQEVQQCIQEQRASMKEVLEDIRLVTLQREGGAILARMRREEFRFPQSEDYRDALESVTSLYNQVEEKLHTLVMRSNESLQHLGFLFRLREMEAKISTAGLWFSAEGEQRLKDSYTTDNTLVCTEKALQHFDVFLTQSKEKQQYALILVAEAEEAVGTSDSSPATDVFQTLVSTFKSNVDDFMLRAEQRHKELDTLVHVHRFCEQASALAKECIHSLEQVEQGCYSAQALSTLQMYEERLGGEFSTLQFQALKAKACAVGSGALGVMRVWNVAWVQCQEVRQRLQEKKEKGVDKNQIQPTTAANPQGDDGGIEKEEKKNEEGENECFLTQQPTSQKELVSISESEGECTTAACFNHHLKPDLKASEKGGSQEKKLPEAAVTNEKMTPFFPQNIDCHPETKGRPREHHSEADLRSSDSVEGGDDFPSHQLLGRSLSEGSCVTSHLTSISGFSPLNVRHKHCQSETQPLEQNLQPVQNLSIFHNESLQSGNLSCESKRDSNEEEGGGCTLSTHSLKDLRTPETLLTATENNDSNVLKLRRIMEELLSTEREYVKALGYVREHYFPELERPDVPQDLRGQRGSIFGNLEKLHDFHRHHFLNELESCVNEPFRVGRCFLRHRESFALYALYSKNKPQSDNLLINHGQAFFKQKQLKLGDKMDLWSYLLKPVQRISKYSLLLQDMMMECGPGQTREMAEVKAALEVIHFQLRHGNNLLAMDAINHCDVNLKEQGQLIRQDEFLVTFRKKKCLRHIFLFQELILFSKTRKTDVGNETYIYKQSFKTSDVGMTQNSGDSGLCFEIWFRKRKTQDTYTLQAVSREVKDAWTKDLERILWEQAVHNREVRMQERVFMGIGNKPFMDIQPSDAAINDRAVNYVLMGRENRVLSSVGSCGSQDGLPGGRPKSIGSGSSSSSSSSGRGSLSPVRYLCGPKRRVVAGGLGGYVSPPGALEEDDLDHESGSHILLLDSSESSGESVSGFSSSSHSAVGGEVEDASLVSVSVITVKEAAVAAVALAGSPEKKKPPVAPKPKIKPQYQAKDLPCSKVQNTSVGKSTEV, from the exons AACCCAGAATCTCTGGACTCGTCCATCCAGGGTGCACTCTCTGCCCTCTACCCGCCTTTCGAGGCCACAGCACCCATCGTCCTCAGCCAGCTGTTCCGCACCATTGAGGAACGTTACCACGGTGATGCGTTACAGTGTCTGCTGGACTTCCTCATCCCCTCCAAACACCTACTGGAGAGTGTCCAACAGGCAGCATGT gCTGGGTACTCTGATGTGGTTTTCCGCTGTGAGGGCTGGCCTCTGTGTCTCCATGACAAAACCGTCATCCAGTTAGCGCCTGTGAACCCTTTGCTGCTGCGTCCCGGAGACTTCTATCTACAGGTGGAACCTTTCGGGGACCAAGCGGCTCGTGTTGTCCTCAAAAGTCTTCTGGAGGAGGGTTGTCGAGAAGTGGAGGAGACCCCCGTCCCTGAGACTTCCTACCCCTGCATCTTCACTGAGGAATGGCTGCATGACATCAATGAAGGACGCCATGGAACTCCTCTGTCACGCTGCTTGCTTTGCACAGATCAAGGAGTAATCAAATTGCCCTGGGCTGAAATCGCCATCCCAGAGTTTTTAGACAAGCCTAAGATCATGCCCACTTATCGGGAAGCACCTCCTGAGCCAAAACAGATCTCAGTTCCCTCTCATTTTAACTCCTCCACCCTCCCGATGGAAGCCATTTTTCTTCCTGCAAAAGACAGAATGCCTGCATCTTTGAGACCTGTGGCCTGTTCTTCCAAGCTTGTCAAAATGGATTATGAAAGACGAACCCCCAAATCACGCTCCAGACCTTTGGTGAAACCCGTGGGTTGGGTTTCTCCTAATACCTGGGACAGTCGCAACTATCGAGAGATTGAGGGTGATTATGTAGACCTGGTGGATATCGCCAAAGGGAATGAGTTTGTGGATAAACAGAGAGGCAGCCATCCAAAACCATCCAATTCAGTTTTGTTCAAACCTGTCAGGCCACCGCCACCAGTACCTCTGGGGAATATTGTTACCTGTGGGCACACACTTCTGTATGCAGAGGAGCCTTGTACGCCGTGCAGCCAGAGAAAGCTGGGGCATGAGCCCACTGAGCAAGACTTGAAGTGTAGGTACAGAGACTCGTATGTGGCAGCACTGAGAAACCCAGTCGCTTTTGAGAGGGGGAGTGTAGACCTCCTGGCCGCCCTGGAGGAAGTCAGCCTTTGTGAAGAGGGAGAGTTGAGATCCAAGGGTGCATTTGAAGCTCAAAGAGACAAACGTAGAAACTTTTGTAACCACTGTAATAAACCTGTAATAAGTAACGAGCTCTGTCAACACGGACACTCCTGTGAGCCAACACCAGAAAACTTTGCATCTCACCAGAAAGACCTTCCTACAAGTTCTGAATCCGAAAACCTAATGAAGGAATCACCCATGATTTTGAAATCAACCCCTGGTTTAAGCCATAGTCACAAAGTGCAGATGAAACTTATTTCCCACCAATCGGGACATCATGCTAGTGAGCATCTGGGATCAGATGGTGACATTAAACCCCATCAGAAAGTGGAGGTTGTGAAACCATCAGGAAAACACAAAGTTAAGGTTAGGTCTCTGTCCACTGTGTCAGAGACTTCTAAAGGGAGTCCACTTCTCTATAAACTCAACAACAGGAGCCACAGTGATATCTGCCCTGAAACAATCAACAGCGTAATGCAGTGTAAGAAAGGTGAACTGTTGGATCAGGTCACTCTGAAGCTGACGTCCCCTAAAAAAG ACTCCCAGTCAAGTAGGAGTGAAACTCCCTCCGCTGCAGATGGACCAGACTCCAAACTCCATAACTCAGAGATAGAAAAGCCATCTTCTCCACAAGTTCAACTTCCTTCTGCAAGTTCTGACACTCCTCATTCTCCACAGACTGAGGAATCAGGTTTCAAAGGCATCGGTGGTCTGCTTGAACTGGGCATTATAACTTTGCCAG GTAGCAGGGACCGGACAGGCAGGGCAGTGGTGGAGGTCCATGGGGACAGAAAGGACTGGATGTCCCCTCTTGTGTCAGCCCACAATGTCTGTGAACTACTGCTCTACTTACACTCCATACCAAG GAAAGAAGTTCGAGAGCTAGGAATGACTTTGGTCATCAATGCCAGGAAGAAGCCTCCTTTGCTTCACCTCTACAAAGCTCTGCTGATGGCCCAG GAGCAAGCTCTCCATGCTGTCCACAGTATCGTGATGCTGGTGGATAAAGACACTTGTCCTCGACCTGAAAAACAACCTGGGTTACAG ATGGACATAGTGACTTCTATGAAAGCCCTCAACAAGACAGTTGAATCTTCCCAGCTGACCCCTAACCTGGGAGGGACCTTTACGTACAGTCATACCGACTGGCTGCAGTTCCATCAG AGACTGGTTTCTTTCATGACTGACCTGCGAGGGGCAGACAGCTTGTTGCAGAAGGCCATCAAGAAAGTGGATGGCAGCAAGAAGATAGACTCTGCCCAG GAAGTGCAGCAATGCATTCAGGAACAGAGGGCCTCAATGAAAGAGGTGCTGGAGGACATTCGACTGGTAACTCTGCAAAGAGAAGGAGGAGCCATACTGGCCAGAATGAGGAGGGAGGAGTTCAGATTTCCACAGTCTGAGGACTACAG AGATGCTCTGGAGTCAGTGACAAGTCTGTATAACCAGGTGGAGGAGAAGCTCCACACTCTGGTTATGAGATCAAATGAGTCACTGCAGCACCTCGGATTCCTCTTCAGGCTCAGAGAGATGGAGGCCAAAATTAGCACG GCCGGGCTGTGGTTCAGTGCAGAGGGGGAACAGAGACTGAAGGACTCTTACACTACAGACAATACCCTGGTGTGCACTGAAAAGGCCTTGCAGCACTTTGATGTGTTCCTCACTCAGTCTAAG GAGAAACAACAGTACGCCTTGATCCTGGTGGCGGAGGCAGAAGAAGCTGTTGGCACGAGCGATTCCAGTCCTGCAACTGATGTTTTTCAGACTCTGGTCAGCACTTTCAAATCCAATGTGGATGATTTTATGTTGCGTGCAGAACAGAGGCACAAAGAACTGGATACACTGGTGCATGTGCACCGCTTCTGTGAACAG gctTCTGCCCTGGCCAAAGAATGCATTCATTCTTTGGAGCAGGTAGAGCAGGGGTGTTATTCAGCTCAGGCCCTGAGCACACTTCAGATGTATGAAGAGAGATTAGGTGGCGAATTCTCCACCCTGCAATTCCAGGCTCTAAAAGCTAAGGCATGTGCCGTGGGATCAGGGGCCTTGGGGGTGATGAGAGTGTGGAATGTAGCCTGGGTCCAGTGCCAAGAAGTTAGGCAGCGTCTtcaggagaaaaaggagaaaggCGTAGATAAGAACCAGATCCAGCCGACCACAGCTGCAAACCCTCAGGGAGATGATGGTGGAatagagaaggaggagaaaaagaatGAGGAGGGGGAGAATGAATGCTTCCTGACCCAGCAGCCAACTTCTCAGAAAGAGTTGGTCAGTATATCAGAAAGTGAAGGAGAATGCACCACTGCTGCATGCTTCAACCACCATTTAAAACCTGACTTGAAAGCGAGCGAGAAAGGAGGATCTCAAGAAAAGAAATTACCTGAAGCAGCAGTTACAAACGAGAAAATGACtccattttttccacaaaacatTGACTGTCATCCAGAAACCAAAGGGAGGCCAAGAGAGCACCACAGTGAAGCAGATTTGAGGAGCTCAGACTCAGTTGAAGGGGGCGATGACTTTCCATCACACCAACTTTTGGGCCGGTCCCTGAGCGAGGGCTCATGTGTGACCTCTCATTTGACAAGCATTTCTGGCTTTTCACCTTTGAATGTAAGACACAAACACTGTCAGAGCGAAACTCAGCCACTGGAACAAAATCTGCAGCCCGTCCAAAATCTGTCCATTTTCCATAATGAGAGTTTACAGTCAGGAAACCTGAGCTGTGAGTCAAAAAGAGACAGTAATGAAGAGGAGGGTGGAGGATGCACACTCTCCACCCACAGCCTTAAAGATTTAAGGACCCCAGAGACATTACTCACGGCAACAGAAAACAATGACAGCAATGTTTT GAAACTGCGGAGGATCATGGAGGAGCTGCTGTCCACAGAGAGGGAGTACGTGAAGGCTCTGGGTTACGTTCGAGAGCACTACTTCCCCGAGCTGGAGAGGCCTGACGTCCCTCAGGACCTTAGGGGCCAGAGGGGGAGCATCTTCGGCAACTTAGAAAAACTCCACGACTTCCACCGACACCATTTCCTTAATGAGTTGGAGAGCTGCGTGAACGAACCCTTCAGAGTGGGACGCTGCTTCCTCCGACAT AGAGAGAGCTTTGCTTTGTATGCCCTTTACAGCAAGAACAAACCGCAGTCTGACAATCTTCTCATCAATCATGGACAGGCTTTCTTCAAG CAAAAGCAGCTGAAGCTGGGGGATAAGATGGACCTGTGGTCGTACCTGCTGAAGCCCGTGCAGCGGATCAGTAAGTACAGCCTGCTGCTACAGGACATGATGATGGAGTGCGGTCCGGGACAAACCAGAGAGATGGCTGAGGTCAAGGCTGCCCTGGAGGTCATCCACTTCCAGCTTCGCCACGGCAACAACCTGCTGGCCATGGACGCCATCAACCACTGTGAT GTTAATCTGAAGGAGCAGGGGCAGCTGATACGTCAGGATGAGTTCTTGGTAACATTCAGGAAGAAAAAATGTTTACGCCACATTTTCCTCTTTCAAGAACTCATTCTCTTTAGCAAAACCAGGAAGACTGACGTAGGAAATGAAACATATATCTACAAACAGTCATTCAAG ACATCAGATGTAGGCATGACCCAAAACAGCGGTGACAGTGGCCTGTGTTTTGAGATCTGGTTCAGGAAGAGAAAAACTcaggacacatacacacttcaAGCAGTCAGCCGAGAGGTGAAGGACGCCTGGACCAAGGACCTGGAGCGGATCCTGTGGGAGCAGGCAGTACACAACAGAG AGGTCCGTATGCAGGAGAGAGTGTTCATGGGTATTGGAAACAAGCCTTTCATGGACATCCAGCCCAGTGATGCAGCTATCAATGACAGAGCCGTCAACTATGTACTGATGGGAAGAG AAAACAGGGTGCTGTCCTCTGTGGGATCATGTGGTTCACAGGACGGGCTCCCTGGGGGTCGGCCCAAATCTATTGGTTCAGGAAGCagttcttcttcctcttcctctggaaGAGGTTCCCTGTCCCCTGTGCGATACCTGTGTGGGCCAAAGCGGAGGGTGGTGGCGGGGGGCCTTGGAGGATACGTATCGCCTCCTGGAGCTCTGGAGGAGGATGACCTGGACCACGAGAGTGGGAGTCACATCTTATTGT TGGACAGCTCTGAGTCATcaggagagagtgtgagtggCTTCAGCAGTTCCAGTCACTCTGCTGTTGGAGGAGAGGTGGAGGATGCCTCCttggtctctgtctctgtgatcACTGTGAAGGAGGCAGCGGTTGCAGCAGTTGCTCTGGCAGGAtccccagaaaaaaaaaaaccaccagTTGCACCCAAGCCCAAAATCAAACCACAATACCAGGCCAAGGATCTGCCCTGTAGCAAG GTTCAAAACACTAGTGTTGGAAAATCCACTGAGGTTTGA